A genomic segment from bacterium encodes:
- the nusA gene encoding transcription termination factor NusA, translating to MSILKAITQMAEERGVQKDSIIGILKDTLISAAQRDLGEGATIDVELSEAAGTAKVFLVKKVVKRVINPVSEISLKEAQKINQAVKLNDKLRIELPFEKFGRNAIILAKRVMQQKIREKEKERVYDEYKKKIGEIETGIVQKVDKHEIIVKIKNAEGILPLREQIPDERYYQGNTIKVYILDVTPGGRVLLSRSHPDFLKKLFIHEVPEIQEKIVEIKVAARIPGIRAKIAVASNNPKVDPVGACVGVKGVRIQGVVKELNNEKIDVIQYSSDPLVFVSRALSSVKILHHDINLDEGRISIVVKDEELPQAIGKNGQNALLASRLTGFKIDIVSETEYKSKGVAFIPEISKSIKEILISHGFLTTAEILNKGVDGLTKVHGIGKKRAEKIFAIAKKSIEE from the coding sequence ATGTCTATCTTAAAAGCCATTACACAAATGGCAGAAGAAAGAGGTGTCCAAAAGGACTCTATAATTGGAATCCTTAAAGATACCCTCATTAGTGCAGCACAAAGAGATTTAGGAGAGGGCGCGACTATTGATGTGGAACTTTCAGAGGCGGCTGGAACTGCAAAAGTATTTCTTGTAAAAAAAGTGGTAAAAAGAGTAATTAATCCTGTATCTGAGATATCCCTTAAAGAAGCACAGAAGATAAACCAAGCTGTTAAATTAAATGATAAGTTACGCATTGAACTACCTTTTGAAAAATTTGGTCGTAATGCCATCATCTTAGCAAAACGTGTAATGCAGCAGAAAATAAGAGAAAAAGAAAAAGAAAGAGTATATGATGAGTACAAGAAGAAAATTGGTGAAATTGAGACTGGGATAGTTCAAAAAGTAGATAAACATGAGATTATTGTAAAGATTAAAAATGCGGAAGGTATTCTACCTTTGAGAGAGCAGATTCCTGATGAACGATATTATCAAGGCAATACTATCAAAGTGTACATTCTTGATGTAACTCCTGGGGGGAGGGTTCTTCTTTCTCGTAGCCATCCTGATTTCTTAAAGAAATTATTTATCCATGAAGTTCCAGAAATTCAGGAAAAGATTGTAGAGATAAAAGTAGCTGCAAGAATTCCAGGCATAAGGGCTAAAATAGCAGTAGCCTCAAATAATCCAAAAGTAGACCCCGTTGGTGCCTGTGTTGGAGTGAAGGGAGTGAGAATTCAAGGAGTTGTAAAAGAATTGAACAATGAGAAAATAGATGTGATTCAATACTCTTCTGACCCATTAGTTTTTGTATCACGGGCTCTTTCATCAGTAAAAATTTTACACCATGATATTAATCTTGATGAAGGCAGAATAAGTATTGTAGTAAAGGATGAAGAGTTACCCCAAGCGATAGGGAAAAACGGTCAAAATGCGTTACTTGCTTCCCGTCTTACAGGATTTAAAATTGATATAGTATCTGAGACTGAGTATAAGTCTAAGGGAGTAGCTTTTATACCTGAGATTTCAAAATCTATTAAAGAGATACTCATATCACACGGATTTCTTACAACTGCTGAAATACTAAACAAAGGAGTAGACGGGCTTACTAAAGTTCATGGAATAGGCAAGAAGAGGGCAGAAAAAATATTTGCTATTGCTAAAAAGTCAATAGAAGAATGA